In the Chroococcidiopsis sp. SAG 2025 genome, one interval contains:
- a CDS encoding ATP-binding cassette domain-containing protein, whose protein sequence is MPQDNPIAIEFRDVTFIQNGQALVSNLNFTIGRGEVLVLLGRSGSGKTTTMKLINRLFVPSHGEILFEGIPTTKWDEIKLRRQMGYVIQETGLFPHFTIERNVGLVPALESWKPKQIKARVYELLNLVGLEPEQFAHRYPRELSGGQRQRVGVARALAADPPVLLMDEPFGALDPVTRLEIQQQFRRLQQHLGKTVIFVTHDIQEAFILASRIGLMQAGRMLVLSTPEEFLKSPKPEARAFIKGLPPFAQIYNSGEKNGK, encoded by the coding sequence ATGCCGCAGGATAATCCAATTGCAATCGAATTTCGCGATGTCACGTTCATTCAGAACGGACAGGCGCTGGTATCAAATCTCAATTTCACCATCGGTCGAGGTGAAGTCTTAGTCCTATTAGGGCGTAGTGGTAGTGGCAAAACTACAACTATGAAGTTGATCAATCGCCTGTTCGTCCCTTCTCACGGTGAGATTCTGTTTGAAGGCATTCCTACAACCAAGTGGGATGAAATCAAATTACGCCGTCAGATGGGATACGTGATTCAGGAGACAGGTTTGTTTCCGCATTTCACGATCGAACGAAATGTGGGCTTAGTGCCAGCTTTAGAAAGTTGGAAACCCAAACAAATTAAGGCACGAGTTTACGAACTGTTAAACTTAGTTGGTTTGGAACCGGAGCAATTCGCTCATCGTTATCCCCGCGAACTTTCTGGAGGACAACGACAGCGTGTAGGAGTCGCTAGGGCGCTAGCTGCCGATCCGCCCGTGTTATTGATGGACGAACCTTTCGGCGCGCTCGATCCAGTCACTCGTCTAGAAATTCAACAGCAGTTTCGCCGCTTGCAACAGCACTTAGGCAAAACCGTAATTTTCGTAACGCACGATATTCAGGAAGCTTTTATTTTGGCTTCTCGAATTGGTCTCATGCAAGCAGGACGGATGCTGGTTTTAAGTACGCCAGAAGAGTTTTTAAAATCTCCCAAGCCAGAGGCGCGTGCTTTTATCAAAGGGCTACCACCGTTTGCTCAGATTTATAATTCTGGTGAGAAGAACGGAAAATGA
- a CDS encoding ferredoxin — MDDLGTSNYSDSERSHLEPELGGNLRDAANRSGLEPELGGVTRQKGVYVDEITCIGCKHCAHVARNTFYIEPDYGRSRVVRQDGDVEELVQEAIDTCPVDCIHWVDYTELKRLEQDRQYQVIPPVVGYPVDGAVAAAQKRRRKQQLTRKKAKY, encoded by the coding sequence ATGGACGATCTTGGCACATCGAATTATTCTGACTCGGAGCGATCGCACCTAGAACCCGAGTTAGGGGGAAATCTGCGTGATGCTGCCAATCGTTCTGGACTAGAGCCAGAATTGGGCGGTGTTACCCGGCAAAAGGGTGTATACGTTGACGAAATCACTTGTATTGGGTGCAAGCACTGCGCTCATGTCGCTCGCAACACCTTTTATATCGAACCAGATTACGGTCGCTCTCGTGTTGTCCGTCAAGATGGTGACGTAGAAGAACTGGTCCAAGAGGCGATCGATACTTGTCCAGTAGATTGCATTCACTGGGTCGATTACACTGAGTTAAAGCGGCTAGAACAAGACAGACAATATCAAGTCATTCCCCCAGTTGTAGGATATCCCGTAGATGGTGCTGTGGCTGCTGCCCAAAAGCGCCGTCGCAAACAACAGTTAACTCGTAAAAAAGCCAAGTATTGA
- the bioB gene encoding biotin synthase BioB, with the protein MPPTVTLPDWNQLADRSLAGDILSREEALAVLSAPNEVLLEQLAAAYKVRKHYWGNRVRLHFLLNAQSGLCPEDCHYCSQSKISTAEIEKYPLMAQEKILAAAAQAASLKAGTFCMVLSGRSPNETTFAKFLAAVREVKANYDLKICACLGLLNESQTQRLAAAGVDRVNHNLNTAESHHEQICTTHTFSDRVATVENVKAAGITTCSGGIMGMGESDDDIIDLALSLRQLEVTSVPINFLIPIPGTPLAGLQQLNPQRCLRILCLFRFLLPSQEIRIAGGREVHLRSLQPLGLYPANSIFIGDYLTTPGQASQMDLDMIRDAGFVLEE; encoded by the coding sequence ATGCCACCAACCGTTACCTTACCAGATTGGAATCAACTTGCCGATCGCTCCTTAGCAGGAGATATCCTCAGCCGTGAGGAAGCTTTAGCCGTACTCAGCGCCCCTAATGAAGTGTTACTCGAACAGCTAGCAGCTGCGTACAAAGTTCGCAAACATTATTGGGGTAATCGCGTTCGACTGCACTTTTTACTCAATGCCCAAAGTGGACTTTGCCCTGAAGATTGTCATTACTGTTCTCAGTCAAAAATCTCGACAGCAGAAATTGAGAAATATCCGTTGATGGCACAAGAAAAAATTTTAGCTGCCGCAGCACAGGCGGCTAGTTTAAAAGCAGGTACATTCTGCATGGTACTGTCTGGGCGATCGCCTAATGAAACAACTTTTGCCAAATTTTTAGCAGCCGTGCGAGAAGTCAAGGCAAATTACGATTTAAAAATTTGTGCTTGTTTGGGGTTGTTGAATGAGTCACAAACGCAGCGTTTAGCAGCAGCCGGAGTCGATAGAGTCAACCACAATCTCAACACAGCAGAGTCGCACCACGAACAAATTTGTACGACTCACACATTTAGCGATCGCGTGGCGACGGTGGAGAATGTTAAAGCTGCTGGAATTACGACTTGTTCGGGCGGAATAATGGGCATGGGCGAGTCAGATGACGATATCATCGATTTAGCTCTGTCACTGCGACAATTGGAAGTAACGAGCGTACCAATTAACTTTTTGATCCCAATACCAGGTACACCACTCGCAGGATTACAACAACTCAATCCGCAACGCTGTTTGCGAATATTATGCTTATTTCGATTCTTGCTACCATCACAAGAAATTCGGATTGCCGGAGGTAGAGAAGTGCATTTGCGATCGCTCCAACCGTTAGGATTATATCCTGCCAACTCCATCTTCATTGGCGACTATCTCACTACCCCAGGACAAGCATCACAAATGGATTTAGACATGATTCGCGACGCTGGTTTTGTTTTGGAGGAGTGA
- a CDS encoding GAF domain-containing protein — protein MQDAAILSKIFSEHRPPEAIFSALLPVLGDILQCDRCFLYLRHPQTNIGKVVNCWCRSPEYPDVTDSDWKAEPTDLINNEDPLFAAALRAEPSIFVEDVETTDPKVVNKDFERKNFGHRALIHAHLCDKNQLWGILQPCVFGQPRVWTETDREIISDVIARLTPIVINYVTSTQN, from the coding sequence ATGCAAGATGCGGCTATTTTAAGCAAAATTTTCTCCGAACATCGTCCGCCAGAAGCAATTTTTTCAGCTTTACTACCAGTATTAGGCGATATACTGCAATGCGATCGCTGTTTTCTCTATTTACGCCATCCTCAAACTAATATTGGTAAAGTTGTCAATTGTTGGTGTCGCAGTCCTGAATATCCTGATGTAACTGATTCAGACTGGAAAGCAGAACCCACCGATTTAATCAACAACGAAGACCCTTTATTTGCAGCCGCTTTGCGTGCCGAACCATCAATTTTTGTGGAAGATGTGGAGACAACAGATCCAAAAGTGGTCAATAAAGATTTTGAGCGTAAAAATTTCGGACACCGAGCTTTAATTCACGCTCATTTATGCGACAAAAATCAATTATGGGGTATTTTACAACCCTGTGTATTCGGTCAACCGAGAGTTTGGACTGAAACAGATCGTGAAATAATTTCAGATGTAATAGCTAGGCTTACGCCTATAGTCATTAACTATGTTACATCTACCCAGAATTAA
- a CDS encoding GNAT family N-acetyltransferase encodes MLGKTPEFGIWLKKAAHDRKYGLEAIRGIKNWAEQNLDYEYFLYPVDRANIASRKIPETLGGKVVREYEHKKTNGNILYLLEYRIKRA; translated from the coding sequence ATGCTTGGCAAAACCCCAGAATTTGGCATTTGGTTAAAAAAAGCAGCCCACGATCGTAAGTATGGGCTAGAAGCAATTAGAGGTATCAAAAATTGGGCTGAGCAGAATTTAGATTATGAATATTTTCTTTATCCTGTCGATCGCGCCAACATTGCCAGTCGCAAAATTCCAGAAACATTGGGCGGAAAAGTTGTGAGAGAATACGAACACAAAAAGACAAATGGAAATATTTTATATTTATTAGAATATCGCATTAAGAGAGCATAG
- the bioA gene encoding adenosylmethionine--8-amino-7-oxononanoate transaminase has translation MSNSPIWHPFTQMKTAPPPLKVKRGEGVMLELEDGRQILDCISSWWVTIHGHSHPVLAEALYQQAKQLEQVIFAGFTHEPAEKLATGVLTHLPKSLTRVFFSDNGSTAIEAALKMAYQYWYNQGEKQRTKFISFEGGYHGDTVGAMSVGSSSPWWQTFKTLMFATDIVPFPNTFDEDPDIASREAQALEHLTELLQKNRHSYAGIFIEPLVQGAAGMRLCRPHFLQELAQLARTYGVLLIYDEIMTGFGRTGELFACLKSSTCPDILCLSKGLSGGCLPLAVTVATEEIYQAFYSDDIDRTFFHSHSYTGNPLACATGIASLKLLTQNPDAFRGMEALHRRYMETWLLGHPKIERTRICGTIAALDLKAESESYLNATGSKLRSRFLELGFLLRPLGNTIYLMPPYCITPPQLESVYEVIRRIVDE, from the coding sequence ATGAGTAACAGTCCAATTTGGCATCCTTTCACCCAGATGAAAACGGCTCCTCCTCCTTTAAAAGTCAAACGGGGAGAGGGGGTGATGTTGGAATTGGAGGATGGAAGGCAGATTCTTGATTGTATTTCGAGTTGGTGGGTGACGATCCACGGACACAGCCACCCCGTACTAGCTGAGGCTCTTTACCAACAAGCAAAACAACTAGAACAAGTGATTTTTGCTGGGTTTACCCACGAACCAGCAGAAAAATTAGCCACTGGAGTGTTGACACATCTACCTAAATCTCTCACACGGGTATTTTTCTCCGATAATGGTTCCACTGCGATCGAAGCTGCTCTCAAAATGGCATACCAGTACTGGTACAACCAAGGAGAAAAACAACGAACCAAATTTATTAGTTTTGAGGGCGGCTATCACGGCGACACTGTAGGAGCAATGTCAGTTGGTAGTAGTTCTCCCTGGTGGCAAACTTTCAAAACTCTAATGTTTGCAACGGATATCGTACCTTTTCCTAACACATTCGACGAAGATCCCGACATCGCCAGCCGCGAAGCACAGGCTTTAGAACATTTGACAGAATTATTGCAAAAAAATCGGCACAGCTATGCAGGCATATTTATCGAACCATTAGTACAGGGAGCCGCAGGGATGCGCCTGTGTCGTCCCCATTTTTTGCAAGAACTCGCCCAACTCGCCCGCACGTATGGAGTGCTGCTAATCTATGACGAGATCATGACGGGCTTTGGCAGAACGGGAGAATTATTTGCTTGTTTAAAGTCAAGTACTTGTCCCGATATACTTTGCTTATCTAAAGGGTTATCAGGTGGCTGTTTACCCTTAGCCGTGACTGTAGCGACAGAGGAGATTTACCAAGCCTTTTACAGCGACGACATTGATCGCACCTTCTTCCACAGTCATTCTTACACAGGAAATCCCCTAGCTTGCGCCACAGGCATCGCCTCCCTAAAATTATTAACTCAAAATCCAGATGCATTTAGGGGAATGGAAGCCTTACACCGTCGCTACATGGAAACATGGCTGCTCGGACACCCAAAAATCGAACGTACCCGTATCTGCGGTACAATAGCAGCCCTGGATCTGAAAGCTGAAAGCGAAAGCTACTTAAACGCCACAGGCTCAAAACTGCGATCGCGCTTTCTCGAATTAGGCTTCCTCTTGCGCCCTCTAGGTAATACCATCTACCTCATGCCACCCTACTGCATTACCCCACCTCAACTCGAATCTGTATACGAAGTCATTCGTCGGATTGTGGATGAGTGA
- a CDS encoding TspO/MBR family protein — protein sequence MIPSWLAIGGITFLVAFGGFFFKPRDLKWAVQLERPHWLTFEPLIPVIWMVIFTCGAISAYIVWEAEPGSLKTWLLMGLYLVLELITVAYLPVTLQLRSLAIGTFVGFSGVLLSVLLLLAVLQISGWAAALLIPYTIWSPIGTFTTWEMIRLNPTEQ from the coding sequence ATGATTCCGTCTTGGTTAGCGATTGGAGGAATAACGTTTCTCGTCGCCTTCGGTGGCTTTTTCTTTAAGCCTCGCGATTTGAAATGGGCAGTTCAACTGGAACGCCCACATTGGTTAACTTTTGAGCCATTAATTCCAGTAATATGGATGGTGATTTTTACTTGTGGGGCAATTTCAGCTTATATTGTTTGGGAAGCAGAACCAGGTAGCCTCAAGACCTGGTTATTAATGGGCTTATACCTAGTTTTAGAATTAATTACCGTTGCTTATTTACCAGTGACGCTACAACTACGTAGTTTGGCGATCGGTACGTTTGTTGGTTTCTCAGGCGTACTCTTGAGCGTATTGTTGTTACTAGCTGTCTTGCAAATTTCTGGATGGGCAGCAGCTTTGCTCATACCTTATACAATTTGGAGTCCCATCGGCACGTTTACAACCTGGGAAATGATTCGCCTCAATCCTACAGAGCAGTGA
- a CDS encoding ABC transporter permease, which produces MNLSEFFLVKYAPEILQETATHILLVGISIGVATLVGIPLGICITRKPSLRQPILGIANVLQTIPSLALFGFLISVPLIGGIGARTAIIALTLYSLLPIIRNTYTGIINVDPAIREAGKGMGMTDRQLLLQVEVPLALGVILAGVRVATVIAIGVATIAAAIGAGGLGVFVFRGIAMVNNQLILAGAVPAAVLAILADWAIATLERRLTRRGTWEQRSRGAEEQGGLVQS; this is translated from the coding sequence ATGAACTTGAGTGAATTTTTTCTGGTGAAGTACGCGCCGGAGATTTTACAGGAAACTGCTACCCATATCCTCTTGGTAGGAATTTCAATTGGTGTTGCGACTTTGGTAGGTATTCCGCTAGGGATCTGCATCACCCGTAAACCCAGCTTGCGTCAGCCAATCTTGGGAATTGCCAACGTGTTGCAAACGATTCCCAGTTTGGCACTATTTGGATTTTTGATTTCCGTGCCGCTAATTGGCGGAATTGGGGCGCGGACGGCGATTATTGCTCTAACCCTCTATTCTCTCTTACCAATTATTCGCAATACCTATACAGGAATTATTAACGTCGATCCGGCAATTCGCGAGGCAGGAAAGGGGATGGGCATGACCGATCGCCAGTTACTCTTGCAAGTCGAGGTTCCGTTGGCGCTAGGGGTAATTTTAGCGGGAGTCAGGGTAGCTACGGTGATTGCTATTGGCGTTGCCACGATCGCAGCAGCAATTGGCGCTGGCGGCTTGGGCGTGTTTGTATTTCGGGGAATTGCAATGGTCAACAATCAGTTGATTCTGGCAGGGGCAGTTCCGGCGGCGGTGTTAGCAATTTTAGCAGATTGGGCGATCGCCACTTTGGAACGCCGTTTAACGCGCCGAGGTACTTGGGAGCAAAGGAGCAGAGGAGCAGAGGAGCAGGGCGGATTGGTACAGTCTTAA
- the rppA gene encoding two-component system response regulator RppA, translating into MKILLVDDEVELTDPLSRLLSREGYEVDVAYDGNKGSNLATQKTYDLLILDWMLPHQSGLDICQQLRRSGKNTPVLFLTAKDTIDDRVQGLDAGADDYIVKPFELRELLARVRALLRRGAVDLNLATTQRLQVADLELDVENRLAYRQGRTIELSEKETKLLEFFMRHVGQVLTHDQIHQYLWTEEEQPSSNVLAALIRLLRRKIEAKGEIVLVHTVYGKGYRFGDGNG; encoded by the coding sequence ATGAAAATCTTGTTAGTTGACGATGAAGTTGAACTAACCGATCCCCTCAGTCGCCTCCTCAGCCGTGAAGGGTACGAGGTTGATGTGGCATATGATGGGAACAAAGGGAGCAATTTGGCTACTCAGAAGACTTATGACTTACTGATCCTCGATTGGATGCTCCCCCACCAATCGGGGTTAGATATTTGTCAGCAATTACGGCGCAGTGGTAAAAATACACCCGTTCTCTTTCTCACTGCTAAAGATACGATAGACGATCGCGTGCAAGGTTTAGATGCGGGTGCAGATGATTATATTGTTAAGCCTTTTGAGTTACGAGAATTACTTGCAAGAGTCCGCGCTTTGTTACGGCGGGGTGCTGTAGATTTAAATCTAGCTACAACTCAACGTTTACAAGTTGCAGATTTAGAATTAGATGTTGAAAATCGCTTAGCTTATCGTCAAGGACGCACGATTGAATTGTCAGAGAAAGAGACTAAGCTTTTAGAATTTTTTATGCGTCATGTTGGACAAGTGTTAACTCACGATCAAATTCACCAATATTTATGGACTGAAGAGGAACAACCAAGTAGTAATGTTTTAGCAGCTTTAATTCGGTTATTAAGACGCAAAATTGAAGCTAAAGGAGAAATAGTGTTAGTTCATACTGTTTATGGAAAAGGTTATCGGTTTGGGGATGGCAATGGGTAA
- a CDS encoding TspO/MBR family protein, translated as MIKSWMVIGAVTLLVALGSNFFTPSDRKWFKRLRRPNWLTFEALIPVIWTVVFICGAWSAYIVWENTGSWLLMGFYLLVEILIVSYTPVMFRTRSLKIGTIIGGTGAIAGLLLALTVLSVSPWAAALLLPYLIWSPIGTYTTWEMAKLNPQDV; from the coding sequence ATGATTAAATCTTGGATGGTAATCGGGGCTGTGACGCTGTTGGTGGCACTTGGTTCAAATTTCTTTACGCCAAGCGATCGCAAATGGTTTAAGCGCTTGCGTCGCCCTAACTGGTTGACGTTTGAAGCGTTAATTCCCGTGATTTGGACGGTCGTATTTATTTGCGGTGCTTGGTCGGCTTATATCGTGTGGGAAAATACGGGTAGTTGGTTGCTGATGGGGTTTTACTTGTTGGTAGAAATTCTCATCGTTTCCTACACGCCTGTGATGTTTAGGACGCGCAGCCTCAAAATTGGGACGATTATCGGTGGTACGGGGGCGATCGCTGGTCTATTATTAGCCTTAACTGTCCTCAGCGTTTCCCCTTGGGCGGCGGCTTTACTCCTACCGTATCTAATTTGGAGTCCGATTGGCACTTACACGACTTGGGAAATGGCAAAATTAAATCCCCAGGATGTCTAG
- a CDS encoding glutathione peroxidase — protein sequence MLSNREGQKVPSVKFRTRQNNGWLDVSSDEIFNGKTVVVFSLPGAYTPTCSSTHVPGYNDLAPAFKENGVDEIVCISVNDAFVMSEWAKDQGADKVTFLPDGNGEFTNGMGMLVDKSELGFGKRSWRYSMLVKDGVVEKMFIEPEEPGDPFKVSDAETMLNYINPEAAKPKCVSLFAKVGCPFCTRAKEMLQGRGIEYEEIVLGQDATTRSLRAMTGAMTVPQVFIDGRLIGGSEALEAYLSTN from the coding sequence GTGCTGTCTAACCGCGAAGGACAAAAAGTACCCAGTGTTAAATTTCGGACTCGCCAGAATAACGGATGGTTGGATGTGTCTAGCGACGAGATATTTAACGGCAAGACAGTTGTAGTTTTCTCTTTGCCGGGGGCATATACACCAACTTGCTCGTCAACTCACGTTCCAGGTTACAACGATTTAGCACCAGCCTTTAAAGAGAATGGTGTTGACGAGATTGTTTGTATTTCTGTTAATGATGCCTTTGTCATGAGCGAATGGGCAAAAGACCAAGGTGCAGACAAGGTAACTTTTCTTCCCGATGGCAACGGCGAGTTTACTAACGGCATGGGAATGTTGGTAGACAAATCGGAGTTAGGATTTGGCAAGCGTTCTTGGCGCTATTCCATGCTAGTAAAAGATGGTGTAGTAGAAAAGATGTTTATCGAGCCAGAGGAACCAGGCGATCCCTTCAAAGTATCCGATGCCGAAACCATGCTCAATTACATTAATCCAGAAGCGGCAAAACCGAAGTGCGTCTCTTTGTTCGCCAAAGTTGGTTGTCCGTTCTGCACCCGTGCGAAAGAAATGCTGCAAGGACGCGGAATTGAATACGAAGAAATCGTTTTAGGACAAGATGCGACAACCCGTTCTCTACGGGCAATGACGGGAGCAATGACAGTACCTCAAGTCTTTATCGATGGAAGGCTTATCGGTGGTTCGGAAGCATTAGAAGCCTATTTGAGTACAAACTAA
- the hisG gene encoding ATP phosphoribosyltransferase, with amino-acid sequence MITVALPKGALLKDSIRLLQSVGLDFSAFLDSSNRQLQIQDSNNIAKALLVRAQDVPVYVEYGQAQLGIVGYDVLREKKPKVANLADLKFGSCRLSVAVKASSPYRSALELPAHGRVASKFVNCAREYFENLDLPVEIIPLYGSVELGPITGMSEAIVDLVSTGRTLQENGLIEIETLFESTARLIAHPLSYRLNSGNFYQYIEQIRDAIMSPV; translated from the coding sequence ATGATTACCGTAGCACTACCCAAAGGCGCACTTTTAAAAGATAGTATCCGGTTGTTGCAATCAGTTGGTTTAGATTTTAGTGCATTTCTCGATTCCAGCAATCGCCAATTACAGATTCAAGACTCGAATAATATTGCCAAAGCTTTATTAGTACGGGCGCAAGATGTACCCGTTTACGTAGAATACGGACAGGCACAATTAGGAATTGTTGGCTATGACGTATTGCGCGAGAAAAAACCGAAAGTTGCCAATCTAGCTGATTTAAAATTTGGTTCTTGTCGGCTCTCTGTAGCCGTCAAAGCTTCTAGTCCTTATCGTTCGGCTTTAGAATTACCAGCTCACGGAAGAGTTGCTTCTAAGTTTGTTAATTGCGCCCGCGAATATTTTGAAAATTTAGATCTACCAGTAGAAATTATTCCTTTATACGGTTCTGTAGAATTAGGACCAATTACGGGTATGTCTGAGGCAATTGTTGACTTAGTTTCTACTGGTAGAACGCTACAAGAAAATGGATTAATCGAGATTGAAACATTATTTGAAAGTACGGCAAGATTAATTGCCCATCCTTTAAGTTATCGGCTTAACAGCGGTAATTTTTATCAGTATATCGAACAAATTCGCGATGCAATTATGTCACCTGTTTAG
- a CDS encoding DUF4335 domain-containing protein: MSLSEPIIKKYTQASCTLQVTERTSGLDRGAKSVNAPIQFEVRFHDSQLPEAEQIRIQGDRHSLVELHEVGKNYVQRVLASSPERFNALLVEDAANTPTLPAELDSSSTPAPAPAGGIYIQPGEGLSHNLFLGALATSSTGQFIPLSMTQLFDLANALDEYAADVLAVPTNFNSPTRFATTPSTAWAGIAAVLLVGVGLTAGLVHLLNRSDEPQTASRPPQQPSASPTLSPEAVPSVPPTSDLPSPTTSPTLTSPTLGNLPNTPSVGSSPTIPSPLSDTTLPTAPTTPPFTTTAPPVPPNAGASPLPGIAQAPSGSTQTPKQSANQPANKPAVQPDSLATLPGITTNNNLPSPPTPDRSAQTPPTIDVPAAPPSNPAPPPSVEGLTPRERIRAALEGKPVEEPPAKPSRQAPQAAAFAPTPQVNEVREYFQQRWQPPSGLSEPLEYSIVLDVDGSVQRIEPLGKAARNYIESSGLPLIGEPFVSANPQGETPRVRVILGADGKVQSFLEQN; the protein is encoded by the coding sequence ATGTCTCTGTCAGAACCGATTATAAAAAAGTATACGCAAGCTTCTTGTACGTTACAGGTTACCGAGCGCACGTCAGGATTGGATCGGGGCGCTAAATCAGTGAATGCACCAATTCAGTTCGAGGTGCGCTTTCATGACTCCCAACTGCCAGAAGCGGAGCAGATTCGCATTCAGGGCGATCGCCACTCTTTAGTAGAATTGCATGAAGTTGGCAAAAACTACGTGCAGAGAGTTCTCGCTTCATCGCCAGAACGATTCAATGCTTTGCTGGTAGAAGATGCTGCCAATACACCCACCCTACCGGCAGAATTAGACTCCTCTAGCACGCCTGCACCAGCTCCAGCAGGAGGAATATACATTCAACCTGGTGAAGGATTATCTCATAATTTATTTTTAGGAGCTTTAGCAACTTCTAGTACGGGGCAATTCATTCCTTTGAGCATGACGCAACTATTCGATCTAGCAAACGCTTTAGATGAATATGCTGCTGACGTTTTAGCTGTCCCAACTAACTTTAATAGCCCAACTCGTTTTGCTACGACTCCTTCTACAGCTTGGGCGGGGATAGCAGCCGTACTGCTGGTAGGAGTAGGTTTAACCGCAGGACTGGTACATCTGCTCAACCGTTCTGACGAGCCACAAACAGCTAGTCGTCCGCCACAACAGCCTTCTGCCTCGCCTACTTTATCTCCAGAGGCTGTACCGTCTGTGCCACCCACAAGCGATCTCCCATCGCCGACGACAAGCCCAACTTTGACAAGCCCAACTTTAGGGAATTTACCAAATACGCCAAGTGTGGGGAGTTCGCCAACGATTCCCTCACCTCTATCAGACACTACCCTGCCTACCGCACCAACCACGCCACCCTTTACAACCACTGCCCCACCTGTACCACCTAACGCTGGAGCTAGCCCCTTACCTGGTATTGCTCAAGCACCGTCTGGTTCTACTCAAACACCCAAGCAATCGGCTAACCAACCAGCTAATAAGCCTGCCGTGCAACCAGATAGCTTAGCTACCTTACCAGGAATTACCACCAATAATAATCTTCCCAGTCCTCCTACTCCCGATCGCTCAGCTCAGACTCCCCCCACAATCGATGTTCCTGCCGCACCACCCAGCAATCCAGCTCCGCCGCCATCAGTAGAAGGCTTGACACCCAGAGAAAGGATTAGAGCGGCTTTGGAAGGTAAGCCAGTTGAGGAGCCGCCAGCTAAACCGTCACGACAAGCACCACAAGCAGCAGCTTTTGCCCCTACGCCGCAAGTTAATGAAGTCAGAGAATACTTCCAACAGCGTTGGCAGCCCCCCTCTGGACTCAGCGAACCGTTAGAATACAGTATTGTCCTAGATGTAGACGGCTCGGTGCAGCGGATCGAACCTTTAGGCAAAGCAGCTAGAAACTACATCGAGAGTTCTGGTTTACCTTTAATCGGCGAACCCTTTGTCTCTGCTAACCCCCAAGGCGAAACACCTAGAGTTAGAGTCATACTCGGCGCTGACGGGAAAGTGCAATCTTTTCTGGAACAAAACTAA
- a CDS encoding DUF2997 domain-containing protein, which produces METLEFVIYPDGRVQEKVTGIVGSSCTEVTAALEAELGQTISQQPTSEYFNQVNTQADVSIAQASFSEW; this is translated from the coding sequence ATGGAAACCTTAGAATTTGTCATCTATCCCGATGGTCGCGTACAGGAAAAAGTCACGGGGATCGTCGGTTCCTCCTGTACTGAAGTTACGGCAGCGCTGGAAGCAGAACTAGGGCAAACCATTAGCCAGCAGCCAACATCAGAATATTTTAATCAAGTTAATACACAAGCTGATGTCTCAATCGCTCAAGCATCGTTTAGCGAATGGTAG
- a CDS encoding DUF1257 domain-containing protein, with amino-acid sequence MSHFSQIKTQIRNLTSLQAALTDLGVDWKSGSRQVRGYQGQTRNAEVTIEQDNGYDVGFSWNGKEYELVADMQYWQQPLSVEGFLRQVTQRYAYHTVVNETARQGFQVTEQQKNSDGSIRLLVQRWSG; translated from the coding sequence ATGTCACACTTTAGCCAAATCAAAACTCAAATCCGCAATTTAACATCCTTGCAAGCAGCTCTCACCGATCTAGGAGTTGATTGGAAATCTGGATCTCGACAAGTCCGAGGCTATCAGGGACAAACGCGAAATGCCGAAGTGACAATCGAGCAGGATAACGGTTATGATGTAGGATTTAGCTGGAATGGTAAAGAGTACGAACTCGTCGCCGATATGCAATATTGGCAGCAGCCTTTATCAGTAGAAGGTTTCTTGCGCCAAGTGACGCAGCGTTATGCTTACCACACTGTAGTCAATGAGACGGCAAGACAAGGGTTTCAAGTCACCGAACAACAGAAAAACTCAGATGGCTCGATCAGACTGTTAGTACAGCGCTGGAGTGGCTAA